The window CAGCATTGGACGCTCACTGTTGTGCCCGGTCGTGGTTTTGTCAAGGATTAAGTATGGCGTGTGCGGCTTTGCTTggacgtgtacagtacatgtacgactCGTACcatgtaattattactccgtatcaATCGGGCTTTGACTACTTACTCCATACGCAAGTACACGACATGTAACCCAatactgtagtacggagtaccgtcgCCTCATTCTGTTATAAACTTTATCCGCTGGGCCTGTGTTCAGATTCTAATTCTCcattgtacgagtacaggCCGGAGTCATACCAAGATACCAACCAGCGGCTGCCGTGTCCATTGACGACATGTGGCCGTTCCCATCTTTCTGGTCCTGCTTGTTCTCTCGGGGCTGTTACTCATGCGTTCTGCCCAGCCCGCCTGGCACGTCCACTCGGAGACGAGACCTGGTATGTCACGGTCAGCAGCACATCTGGCATGGGCTTGTCCTTGCCATGTGGCAGCTTTGATGAAGATGGATCCGGCCAGGAACTCACTGTTATCAAACATGGGGCACCGCCACGAGAGGATCTTGCTTGTCCATCACCCTGTCCTTCTCCGTCACGCGATCCAGCTGGGCAGTCAATGTCTCTTGCTGATCGTCGCCTGTTTTCGCCTGCTCAGAAGGCATCGTTGGATGCTCCGTCGCAGGCTCGTCGCTCGTCTGATGCTTGTACGTGAAATCCGGGTTGAGATGGCTCAACATGCAGCATACGGGGGAGGAGTACGACACGGTGGCAGCTGattcctcttcctcttcgtTCATGGTTGGGTCGATATCGAGGACGATGTCGATGACTGTTGGATAGCTGGTTTTGCAAATGACGTCAGTCTATTCGACAATGGCCCTCAGATCGACAGCCGTGTCCACGAAGCCGGATTTCATTCAATATAAATGTGAAATTTTATCCACACTTGCCTTCCCTCTCAAGGCCAGAAGGGGTCAATGAACGAATAATTTTGTTCTTgttcttgtgcttgtgcttggaTTGCTGGGTTGAATTTCCAGATGTTTGGCCTAAACGTTGGTGTCATgacctcccccccccccccgccatTCAGCAACCAAGTAATAACTACAGTAGCCCAGTCGGTGGTCGGTCCAACTATGACCAGCACTAATACCAGCATTTCCAATTAGTATCCACATCCGACAACAACCTTTCAGCCATTCTTTCACCAATCGCCGGAAGAAAATAAAGAAGCATTTCTTTCCGTCTATCGTTTGTTAGCTTAACTTGCAGCCGGCCCAACGCGGCGAAGAGTCTGAATTGACTCCGAttccctcgtcgtcatggcgcCGATTCCCATTACCATCATCACCGGCTTCCTCGGTTCCGGCAAGACGACCCTCATTCTCAACCTCATCCCCCAGCTGCGGGCGACCAATGCCGCCTACAAGCTCGCTCTGCTCAAGAACGAGTTCggtgacgtcgccgtcgattcCCAActcgcctcgagctcctccatcgccggcgTCCAGGAGCTTCTCAACGGCTGCATCTGCTgcaacctcgtcggccagctcggtATCGCCCtgcgcgagctcgaggccaccGTCGAACCTGACCGAATCGTCATCGAGACGAGCGGCTCCGCCTTCCCCGCCACCCTCGCTCTCGAGGTCAACCGGATCGCGCGTGAGACGGGTCGATatgtcctcgacggcgtcgtcagcCTCATCGACGTTGAGAACTGGGCCGGCTACGAGGACACGAGCTACACGGCCCGCATCCAGGCGAGGTACACCGACCTCATCGTATTCAACAAATGGGAGTTGGCTGGCGAGGACCGGTACGAGGAGTGCCTCGACAGGGTCGgtgacctcgacgtcgaagtCGCCACCGTCAAGACCGACAGGGGCTGGGtcgacatggccgtcgtcttcggcgtGGACGGCGGCCTGGCCAAGGACCTGACCGAGGCCGATTTCGAGGCTGGCCACCATGGTGACGGCCATCACCACCAGCAAGAAGTCGAGGTCTTGTCGCTCCGGCTCGAAGCGCCGGACCCCAGCGTCGCAGTCGCCGTCTCCGCCAAGAAGCTCCTTCTACTGCTCAACTCGGCCCCCAAAGACGAGGTCTATCGCATCAAAGCCGTCCTCTCTctgtcatcgccgccgaagaattccgacgccgacgtgcccCAACCCGAGCCGAGTGCCCGCGGGCGCTACATTCTCAACGGTGCCTTTGGCCGCTGGACCTTTACTCCCATGGTCGAGGCCCAGGAAGAAAATGCGTCGAGCAGCAACGTGGCGCTGAGGATGaccatcatcctcggccgtggcgagaGCAAGAAGTGGAAGAATAAgatcgaggccggcggcctcgtggAATTGGAAGGCGTCGACAAGGGCCGGCTGACAGTGAATCGGATTGAACAGAATTGATGGATAGAGAAGATACATGGACGGTACGTAGACGGTATATAGAACGCCGTAGACGATTTatgacggcgacgcatgcatggatgaggacgagggcaTATCCTGGAAGGTCGAACAGGGAGAATTCGGCTTCTGGTGGGTTCATGATGGGGACATGTAGATACAAGCATGAGAGAAAGTCCTCGATATGAGCATATGGAGCGAGACCAAGATTTCATAATTCCTGAGAGGCTATCCTGCTGGCGGGTATCTTATATCCAGCCTACCGCTCCATGACACACACGCTGCTGACACTTCTTCGCCTCACGATTCGACAGCTTCTCGCATCGAATGTCTACCACCTTCGCTCTTTTCATTCTCCCCAGTGTGGAACATCCGATGTCGACAGAACACCGAGATGAGTATTCGCGTACAGGGAGCAGCGCGCGATCTCGGATCCGTATGGGGATGATGCTAGACCGACGATGCATGATTCGCAGGCCTTTGTCGCTCAGCAGCGGCGTGTGGTACGGAACTTGCTGTGCATTGAAGGACGGTTCCATTGGATCCCGTCGCACAGGAACCGGCGATGTCGCCGAATCCTGCCACGCAGAAATGGGTGATGGGACGCCGAAAGATGCGTCAGATCTGCTCATGTCACTCGGGAAAGTCGTACATGTGTTCTGATGCAGAGACGATCTTCTCTGCGAAACGGACAACAACGAACGTGGTGAGGGTGCCAATCTTCCCGGGCTATGCGGCTCATCTGGATAattcgacggcaacgactcGTCCGAGATGCAGCTTGTCCACGTCGAACGTGCATGCGCAACTCCATCTTGATACAGAGAGGTTTGTGGGACATGAAACTCATCCGTGAAAGTCGGTGATGCTGGCAACGAAGCGCCTGTGGCGTCGAGACTGCAGCTGCCGCAGAATCTAGCCGCTGGAACGCCTGTGCTTCCCCCATGTAATGCTGGCAACGAAATGCCAGTGATGTCGAGGCCGCAGTTGTGGCAGAATCCATCCACTCCGATGGCTGTGCTGCTTCTCTCGTACGGCCCTTTTGGCGAGTCTGATGTTCTCGCCGGTTCCAGAACGGGGTCATCGCTCTGTATCTGATCCGTCACACTTCGCGAGCGCAACTTGGTCTGTCGATGATATTGATCGTAGCCGGCGATAGACTCATTGTGATTCGGGATGGTACTAGGCACCGTCCAGCAATGCATGTAGAATCTTTCTCGTCGCTCGTCATTCAGCAGAAGTGGTGGAGGCCTAGTTGATGGCTGTCCAAGTGCCTTCGCGCCATGCTCTTCCGCCGTAGTGCTGGTCCCTTCCTCTGGCTTTCTCGACACCGTGATGAGGAGCTTGTACTGCTGTTCGACGAGTCCTGACTTTGCCGCAGCCATCTTGAGTCTCCTTGGGCCTACAGGTGGGTAGCCAAGTCTTTCTGCGTGCTGCGTCATAACAACTTGGGACATGTTGCAGCTTTGGTGAACCTTTTTCCCAAATCGCGCCCCTTTTGTCTGTAGCTGCAAGGTTGTGTCAGCGTGGAGGTGATATACCGTGTTGATCAGTTGCAACCGTAGACGGACGACAAGGTGTTGCATGCATCGTGCGCATATCACTGCGCGACTGGAAGGCTATATATGAAGTCTGGTGAGCGAACCGTGAACTTGGAAGCAACTATGTAGAAAATGGACGATACGTCGTCCAATTGACGAGATAGCAGAACACAAAAGAGGTGTAAACGTGGCCATGGTATTCCTGTTCACAGACTGTACAGCTCGCCTGCGCTATTCATCATCAGGAAGACAAAGAAGCCCACAGCACTATGGATGCAAGCCATCTACTTCTTTCTATCGACACATGCAATAAAGGTGATCATCTACCCACATGCCCTAGCACAAAAACGCACATCGTCTTCACGGCGCTGTTTACATCGTCTCACAGACTCACAGTCACCGTCATGTTGTTGCTCAAAACCATCAAAGTCGGCGGTAGCTCGTTGCATAACACTTCGACATCCGACAAGTACTGAATCGTTGCCAGCTCCTCCAGGCTCGTGCCGTCGGAGGGAATCGGCAACGTCGTCATCAACACGGCCGTGTCTTTCGAGTGCTGGCGCATGAGATCGTTGAGGATGAGGTGCTGCGCCCGGCTCGGCAGGTCGTTGAACGAGAGCGCGACACCCTGCGTTGAGCTTTCGTCAGTGCCGGCTCCGACCCCAACGTCGTTCTTGCGAGACTCTACCAGTGCTTGCATGCTCAAGCTCACGTCTCCTTGGCCAATCGTGGACGAGCACTCCCGGGAGTGGTGCCGGGAatgcgaggccgaggtcgaacCC of the Drechmeria coniospora strain ARSEF 6962 chromosome 01, whole genome shotgun sequence genome contains:
- a CDS encoding CobW/HypB/UreG, nucleotide-binding domain containing protein, whose product is MAPIPITIITGFLGSGKTTLILNLIPQLRATNAAYKLALLKNEFGDVAVDSQLASSSSIAGVQELLNGCICCNLVGQLGIALRELEATVEPDRIVIETSGSAFPATLALEVNRIARETGRYVLDGVVSLIDVENWAGYEDTSYTARIQARYTDLIVFNKWELAGEDRYEECLDRVGDLDVEVATVKTDRGWVDMAVVFGVDGGLAKDLTEADFEAGHHGDGHHHQQEVEVLSLRLEAPDPSVAVAVSAKKLLLLLNSAPKDEVYRIKAVLSLSSPPKNSDADVPQPEPSARGRYILNGAFGRWTFTPMVEAQEENASSSNVALRMTIILGRGESKKWKNKIEAGGLVELEGVDKGRLTVNRIEQN